From a region of the Besnoitia besnoiti strain Bb-Ger1 chromosome I, whole genome shotgun sequence genome:
- a CDS encoding hypothetical protein (encoded by transcript BESB_002770), whose protein sequence is MFWNPSFFGGSLELFQAPTLDALRGRRKQVRPGRLKKGCSGLRPEASLSVSFRSSSPPSHPKREACANASSTPSAVPSADVPTQLRGLTKQLRVFRFDPSLFDSPRLLPSSSFYECISASGCLSPLADGLDLAEASSTPSTSRWRLVVPTAQPGGGGDAGRAESERAFAAACVFDGAASRETLLRSLSAAAHASRLEVFALAKEQGKRRHPREEAPRDDGRDAVARSADAGKENAGQSCGRADAGGRLSAGKQNGKLGSRGGEKSSGTRKASKRHEEYARQREALEAARQAEDEAFVQKLKAEEEERKRIEAEKERRRREEEAALAKAERKALEEAERARKAEEERRRREEEEARKKQEAERQQREEEERRRKEEEERKKQEEAERKKKEEEKQREDERRVAEERQKQEAAVAQSAPQAGETKNENEGDNPLDAFLPHPSDPSGAGTYLKAVFVLLQEASRTRDIPLTQLPGMSEAQVKALRIEIKKKINTALNQLASTTSQVIRTCETLREFQRRLKAGPNDALNFFRFQLCDRLLQLADKGGQVSTRPSAAWAYAFLVRGLVQEDPPLERWLKAHVYAACCYAAPFYYRKKQGQSLEQFKTVRGQRESEDEEAFFARMAACLRLWLAYLVAAHKEDEVWSWFARFINLNLAGPKAARRVCACALVVGLKVAGAAALKVYGRQFQKVIDVVQTHLKPLLVAMQQKSGASYLSMYATQLETLLSDYYANNRTLPEPEGKAMKMEATEANPDV, encoded by the exons ATGTTTTGGAATCCTTCCTTTTTCGGCGGCTCTCTTGAGCTCTTCCAAGCTCCCACGCTGGACGCgctgcgagggaggcgcaAGCAGGTTCGCCCGGGGCGCCTCAAAAAAGGATGTTCAGGTCTTCGTCCAGAGGCCTCACTCTCTGTCTCGTTCCGcagctcttcgcctccttctcacCCCAAAAGAGAGGCATGCGCAAACGCCTCATCCACTCCTTCGGCCGTGCCCTCTGCGGACGTGCCCACGCAGCTCCGCGGGCTCacgaagcagctgcgtgtcTTTCGCTTTGACCCCAGCCTCTTTGactcgcctcgtcttcttccctcttcttcattCTACGAGTGCATCTCCGCCTCAGgctgtctctcccctctcgccGACGGCCTGGATCTGGCTGAAGCCTCCTCTACCCCGTCTACAAGCCGGTGGCGGCTCGTGGTCCCGACTGCGCagcccggcggcggaggcgacgccgggcgCGCTGAAAGCGAGAGGGCGTTTGCGGCGGCATGCGTCTTCGATGGAGCCGCAAGTCGAGAAACGCTCCTCcggtcgctctctgcagctgcgcatgcctcgcgcctcgaagTTTTCGCGCTTGCGAAAGAGCAAGGGAAACGCCGCCATCCCAGAGAAGAGGCCCCGCGagacgacggccgcgacgcggtcgcgcgaAGCGCAGATGCCGGCAAGGAGAACGCAGGACAGAGTTGCGGGCGCGCTGACGCCGGAGGGCGGCTGAGTGCAGGCAAGCAAAACGGGAAACTGGGGTCTCGGGGTGGAGAGAAGAGCTCGGGAACGCGAAAGGCGAGCAAGAGACATGAAGAGTatgcgcggcagagagaggccctcgaggcggCACGACAGGCTGAAGACGAGGCGTTCGTGCAGAAACTAaaggctgaagaagaagaaaggaagcgaatcgaagcagagaaag agcgcagacgccgcgaggaggaagccgcgctcgcgaaggcggagcgcAAAGCACTTGAGGAGGCCGaaagggcgaggaaggcggaggaggagcgacgccggcgagaagaagaagaggcaagAAAGAAGCAAGAGGcggagcggcagcagagggaagaagaagagcgcaggcgaaaggaggaagaggagcgcaagaagcaggaggaagcggagcggaagaagaaggaagaagagaagcaaagagaagacgagaggcgcgtggcagaggagagacaaaAACAGGAGGCTGCAGTTGCCCAGAGTGCGCCGCAAGCcggggagacgaagaacgaAAACGAAG GCGACAACCCTCTGGACGCGTTCCTGCCACACCCTTCAGACCCCTCGGGCGCCGGCACCTACTTGAAGGCGGTCTTCGTGCTTCTCCAAGAGGCGAGCCGCACTCGAGATATCCCCCTAACGCAGCTCCCG GGCATGAGTGAGGCACAGGTGAAGGCGCTCAGGATTGAGATCAAGAAGAAAATCAACACGGCGCTGAATCAGCTGGCGAGCACGACTTCGCAAGTTATTCGA ACctgcgagacgctgcgcgagTTCCAGCGACGCCTGAAGGCTGGGCCGAATGACGCCCTGAACTTCTTCCGCTTTCAGCTCTGCGACAGGCTTCTCCAGCTCGCCGACAAAGGGGGCCAA GTTAGCAcgaggccgagcgccgcTTGGGCCTACGCCTTTTTGGTTCGTGG CCTCGTTCAAGAGGATCCGCCTCTCGAGCGGTGGCTGAAAGCTCATGTCTACGCTGCCTGCTGCTACGCCGCGCCGTTTTATTACCGAAAAAAGCAG GGCCAGTCCCTCGAGCAGTTTAAGACCGTGCgagggcagagagagagcgaagatgaagaagcgTTCTTTGCCCGCATGgcggcctgtctccgcctctggcTCGCGTACCTGGTTGCTGCTCACA aagaggacgaggtcTGGTCGTGGTTCGCGCGCTTCATAAACCTCAACCTGGCTGGACCGAAGGCCGCCCGCAgagtctgcgcatgcgcgctggTAGTGGGCCTGaaggtcgcgggcgccgcggcgctgaaggTGTACGGACGGCAGTTCCAGAAGGTCATCGACGTCGTGCAGACGCACCTCAAGCCGCTCCTCGTCGCGATGCAACAAAA GAGCGGGGCAAGCTACCTGTCGATGTATGCGACTCAACTCGAGACGCTGCTGTCGGACTACTACGCAAACAACCGCACGCTACCGGAGCCGGAAGGAAAAGCGATGAAGAtggaggcgacagaggcgaacCCTGATGTCTAG
- a CDS encoding hypothetical protein (encoded by transcript BESB_002750): MRKPAGRRPPLEDSPGLPRALLILSIFVFLFLSLSAAGGATARRCCRAPQSRRQRPMPPRHAALGASLLSWLSRQGSTSLGLQGSRQAPAANGVVCQHVPPSWPRPTDESSPRASLSSGLARRRRTAPIASVAPPTCAELPRGCPSVPSVLAAATVCPLRCARLMSASSFFASFLDASAVFFRLRAGVDRASCCCAPLRFPRAPESGFASLARSLLTSRHSSPRASPSRGESGSRESAFAFSACSPGLSPAHRPWSRAARAASPSLSLSPPSSSRLAAAGVAADEAIGALLPRIPPLSSLLARHAAALPSSSAPAAASPFGTASRLSSEGGNRARVAALAGAGIQFYVNLLTKELRVAVAALKNFPDKLRQQRSSLAAYIRALLLLVMREERQLLGSKRERKRVRLAHQLVEMQREARERKARRTEAETRGRTGRRDRHGHSEARHGIKARKRAEEERVQEQLELLEREKNLVDAKQGLPSVPRVYEQLKALYVDLVSTGKGYAAQASAARSVAEAHDRYRDGLRSLREVLALHRETLLDYQLLSSFLKRHVEERCALQRLSPTKPKAMIVGAPNVGKTSLFLALVAANSHAHEEARRRLNEAVATSLSADAPPRSAPAAPAPVQSPSPASPSRTSSPTANEGTLDGSGAGARGAGDEAPQAKRKLDLVRERFAKLREDGKEAWEAGPLPDPEELLSECGLHGDLEGDDRGVADEADAPARVEEDQGEVTEQKAEGGDATYVAERLSTLHSDASGAASGTLPDASGAPWALLPSAQLEGEAMEVGRRLALHAADELSRSADAKGDLPDAAHVSPFAFSTQSLHVGKIFERMPTNTYKAMGQILDGPPLLLPRSDRERNVYERLTLMTLSHLPCAVFFLFDCSSLPRAPSAARSESAGLGAVAAEPERKEATDEERSGAAAKACEAGCVEDAPDAETGGEKRANAALKDEKSKCPLSLEEQLHLRQQLRARFPKRPWIDVIAKADELNLFQLEAAKKKLPPCLLLSTHRSATSLMELQRHLRLALMQLRRARDDRERLQHAQRTLERRAEDDARQREEASHVEAVLRKLTSRKRGREQKGR, translated from the exons ATGAGGAAGCCCGCAGGAAGGCGGCCCCCGCTAGAGGACTCTCCAGGTCTGCCTAGAGCTCTGCTCATTCTCTCGATTTTcgttttccttttcctctctctctcggccgccggaggcgccacggcgcgccgctgctgccgagcGCCCCAGTCCCGTCGGCAGCGCCCGATGCCGCCCCGGCACGCTGCActcggcgcgtcgctcctgTCGTGGCTGTCGCGTCAGGGCTCCACTTCCCTGGGCTTGCAGGGgtcgcgccaggcgcctgccgcgaacGGCGTCGTGTGTCAGCATGTGCCTCCCTCCTGGCCTCGCCCAACCGACGagtcttctccgcgtgcctctctttcttcggggctggctcgccgacgccgcaccGCGCCGATCGCGTCCGTTGCGCCTCCGACTTGCGCGGAGCTTCCCCGTGGTTGTCCTTCCGTTCCCTCGGTCttggccgccgcgacggtTTGCCCTCTGCGGTGCGCCCGCCTGATGAGCGCGTCTTCGTTTTTTGCTTCGTTTCTGGATGCCTCAGCGGTGTTTTTCAGGCTTCGTGCTGGTGTGGATCGTGCCTCATGTTGCTGCGCCCCGCTTCGTtttccgcgggcgcctgagTCTGGTTTCGCTTCGTTGGCTCGCTCCCTCTTGACCTCTCGGCACTCGAGTCCCCGCGCCTCTCCAAGCCGCGGAGAGTCTGGTTCGCGGGAGTCGGCCTTTGCGTTTTCCGCCTGCTCGCCAGGTCTGTCGCCCGCGCACCGCCCCTggtcgcgagcggcgcgcgccgcgtctccgtcgctctcactctctccgccgtcttcgtcccgcctggcggccgcgggtgTCGCTGCCGATGAGGCTATCGGCGCGCTGTTGCCGCGCATTCCGCCCCTTTCgtcgctcctcgcgcgccacgcCGCAGCCCTGCCTTCGTCCAGCGcacctgcggccgcgtcgcccttcggcactgcctcgcgcctgtcCTCCGAGGGAGGCAATcgagcgcgcgtcgcggcgctcgcgggcgcaggcaTCCAGTTCTACGTGAACCTGCTCACCAAGGAGCTACGCGTCGCGGTCGCAGCCCTGAAGAACTTCCCAGACAAGCTGCGGCAGCAACGcagctcgctcgcggctTACATTCGGGCACTGCTTCTCCTCGTGATgcgcgaagagcggcagTTGCTCGGGTCgaagcgcgagcggaagCGGGTTCGACTGGCGCATCAGCTTGTGGAgatgcagcgcgaggcgcgcgagaggaaggcaaggaggacggaggcggagacgagggggAGAACGGGACGCCGCGACAGGCACGGccacagcgaggcgaggcatGGCATCAAAGCCCGCAagcgagcggaggaagagcgagTTCAAGAGCAACTGGAGCTCCTtgaaagagagaagaatcTCGTCGATGCGAAGCAAGGCCTCCCCAGCGTGCCGCGAGTGTATGAACAGCTCAAGGCCCTGTACGTCGACCTCGTGTCCACCG GTAAAGGCtacgcggcgcaggcgagcgccgcgcgaagtgtcgcggaggcgcatgATCGCTACCGCGATGGCCTTCGCAGCTTGCGCGAAGTCCTAGCCTTGCACCGCGAGACACTCCTCGACTATCAActtctctcttcgttccTCAAGCGCCACGTCGAGGAGCGATGCGCCCTCCAG CGTCTCTCACCGACGAAGCCAAAGGCGATGATTGTGGGTGCGCCGAACGTCGGAAAGacgtctctctttctcgcgctgGTCGCCGCCAACTCGCACGcgcacgaggaggcgcggcggcggctcaaCGAGGCGGTTGCCACCAGTCTCTCCGCGGACGCCCCCCCCcggtctgcgcccgccgcgccggcgcccgtgCAGTCTCCGTcaccggcgtcgccttcccgcACTTCCTCTCCAACTGCAAACGAAGGTACCCTGGACGGcagcggggcgggcgcgcgaggcgcaggcgacgaggcgccgcaggccaaGCGGAAGCTCGACCTCGTGCGAGAGCGATTCGCGAAGCTTCGCGAGGACGGCAAAGAGGCCTGGGAGGCTGGGCCGCTGCCGGACCCCGAGGAGCTCCTCAGCGAATGCGGACTGCACGGAGACCTCGAGGGGGACGACCGCGGAgtcgcagacgaagccgacgcgcccgcgcgcgtcgaggaagACCAGGGAGAGGTGACAGAACAGAAAGCAGAGGGAGGTGACGCGACATACGTAGCCGAGCGCCTCTCCACGCTTCACAGCGATGCCAGCGGGGCTGCCTCTGGGACGCTGCCGGAtgcgtcgggcgcgccgtGGGCGTTGCTGCCGAGCGCGCAactcgagggcgaggcgatgGAAGTGGGGCGGCGCTTggcgctgcacgcggcggacgagctTTCGCGCTCAGCCGATGCTAAAGGCGATCTTCCAGACGCTGCACACGTCAGTCCTTTTGCGTTCTCCACGCAGAGCTTGCACGTTGGAAAGATCTTCGAACGGATGCCGACAAACACCTACAAAGCCATGGGACAG ATCCTAGACGgcccgcctctgctgctgccgcggtcCGACAGGGAGCGCAACGTCTACGAGCGCCTGACGCTCATGACGCTCTCGCATCTTCCCTGCGCGGTTTTTTTCCTCTTTGATTGCTCATCGCTCCCCCgagcgccctccgccgcgcgctcggaATCCGCCGGGCTCGGGGCTGTAGCCGCTGAACCTGAACGCAAAGAGGCAACGGACGAAGAACGGAGTGGAGCTGCTGCGAAGGCGTGTGAGGCGGGTTGCGTTGAAGACGCGCCAGATGCCGAGAcgggcggcgagaagcgggCGAATGCGGCTCTGAAAGACGAAAAGTCAAAGTGCCCGCTGAGCCTGGAAGAGCAACTTCATCTCCGGCAGCAATTGAGAGCGCGCTTCCCTAAACGACCGTG GATCGACGTGATTGCGAAGGCTGACGAGCTAAACTTGTTTCAGCTTGAAGCTGCCAAG aAAAAACTCCCGCCGTGTCTGCTGCTCTCTACGCATCGATCGGCGACATCCCTCatggagctgcagaggcaccttcgcctcgcgctcatgcagctgcggcgggcgagggaCGATCGTGAGAggctgcagcacgcgcagcgaaCACTGGAGAGACGAGctgaggacgacgcgcgacagcgagaagaggcctCTCACGTCGAAGCCGTGCTGAGAAAGCTGACCTCGAGAAAGCGAGGGCGTGAACAGAAAGGGCGCTGA
- a CDS encoding hypothetical protein (encoded by transcript BESB_002760), whose protein sequence is MRAPSTFAALLRDCDAFHDASFPLFVTVSCDPADPWSSLVRVQHEVDAFAARWASRSPAATPAASMEGSEQQAPTASLPLCTAQDAAVPGLAQAEKGGESGEESADAAATTEPPPSEVYVQEVWASDLCDREGKGRTRHQSLHDCFLRFLAASAKRKVLLLMNADAWLLSPYPLSGLLPAVAEADPRADAAANTSPGARLAAALGEALAAQLEDSDEEEGDEEEGPREREEGDDGQAGKLHALSHGSNRRQCARARWRAREQEDIEEELGSLLRWLQEALLLQMQPRDDDLLAGEDERLLLEHAVGFLSESDFTDRAKPSWFPSLPTLSERGRRASPGCPSTLASSRAPCALVVAILHQPLRAGTLFDRMFSLHFAASQIRSRCPRSLREARGLSEAEAREAEAVRDAEEASDFGDESLRQAALGALAALADEPILECEENWDEVMRRILHSPAAAAATHADADRGRGSNGEAEDAAELGGGRGLELGAENRQTPAQAHPRCDTVKSEWLEGAEAEEYRGRSTREEAEDDALTAHADSCVFVNRRGGCGSRRSEEGGAPSDADEDGDGSASCISCIPWTEARDDNGYILDSRERRLLNDWKRRAGLGRPASSGLKPSCFQPPPHSDSSSSSPPPAPFSVSMSSASSSAECAVSGCAAGCVSAQSASPVDRSVAAGASGALRSFSLLPPPPFAAPLAFGDVSIHPEGRRGRADEPAHTEGNASEPGSIRVACGSASDSSQRGREAEDSDTVGKTSRSLLDADGETSSLCLFEQANLSRGLPALQFLPPGGEAPAFVVRLPAVSVRQRPAADTEDESKDGARGTPAPSMRPSSSSSYDVSSLPACNLSAPGSVPAERDAAGAALSSASTASASVGVALPGLATSDATPEGAGDSEAAACKRPPRGLEWGGGGGREGGGRGGGAIHTHVGELLQALVGGSQRALLKIFADAAGTRPHAAVCVEGLDAALGLKGEGWEAEDVNETPRKTEAARSQGSQNYPRSAANDELEDAGSSEDDFFASEADNESEVFSDDISEDEDGRFSEEDSAAHEVQRDLAQFFETLVQVYVHHLGVPLCCTVSIRPESVPPEILRCFTQIILLRPIHYCLEHRRKA, encoded by the exons ATGCGTGCGCCTTCGACtttcgccgcgcttctccgaGACTGCGACGCTTTCCACGATGCGTCGTTTCCTCTCTTTGTGACTGTGTCCTGCGATCCCGCAGACCCCTGGTCGTCGCTCGTTCGCGTGCAGCATGAAGTTGACGCGTTCGCTGCCCGCtgggcgtctcgctctcctgccgcgacgccggctgCTTCTATGGAGGGTTCAGAACAACAGGCGCCGactgcctcgctgcctctgtgCACAGCCCAGGATGCGGCAGTTCCTGGACTCGCGCAAGCCGAGAAAGGAGGGGAAAGTGGCGAAGAAtccgccgacgcagcggcgaccaCAGAGCCTCCGCCATCGGAGGTGTACGTGCAGGAGGTTTGGGCGAGCGACTTGTGCGACAGGGAAGGAAAGGGGCGCACGCGGCACCAGTCTCTGCACGACTGTTTTCTCAGGTTTCTAGCTGCCTCCGCCAAGAGGAAAGTCCTTCTCCTCATGAACGCCGACGCGtggctcctctctccctACCCGCTCTCTGGCCTTCTCCCTGCGGTCGCGGAAGCAGATCCgcgagccgacgccgcggcaaaCACCTCTCCTGGCGCCCGtttggctgcggcgcttggcGAGGCTCTagcggcgcagctcgaagacagcgacgaggaggaaggcgacgaagaggaagggccccgcgagcgagaagagggcgacgacgggcaAGCGGGCAAGCTGCATGCCCTCTCTCATGGATCGAACCGCCGGCAGTgtgcgcgcgcccgctggcgggcgcgcgagcaagAAGACATCGAAGAGGAACTCGGGAGTCTGCTTCGCTGGCTGCAGGAGGCACTTCTCCTTCAGATGCAGCCGCGTGATGACGATCTGTTGGCGGGCGAGGAtgagcgccttctcctcgaaCATGCAGTGGGCTTCCTCTCTGAGAGCGACTTCACTGATCGTGCGAAGCCGAGCTGGTTTCCCTCGCTGCCCACGCTGTCTGAgcgggggcgccgcgcgtcgcctggctGCCCTTcgacgctcgcctcctcgcgtgcgCCCTGCGCGCTCGTCGTAGCCATCCTCCACCAGCCACTTCGCGCTGGGACGCTCTTTGACAGGATGTTTTCTCTCCACTTCGCGGCGTCACAGATTCGCAGTCGATGTCCGCGGagtctgcgcgaggcgcgcggactcagtgaagcagaggcgcgtgAGGCTGAAGCGGTGCgtgacgccgaagaggcgagtGACTTTGGAGATGAGAGTCTCCGGCAAGCGGCACTGGGCGCGCTGGCCGCGTTGGCAGACGAGCCGATTCTCGAGTGCGAAGAAAACTGGGACGAAGTTATGCGGCGGATTCTCCATAgccccgcggcagcagcagcgacgcatgcggacgccgaccgcgggagaggcagcaacggcgaggcggaggatgcggcggagctcggaggcggacgcggactGGAGCTGGGAGCAGAGAACAGGCAGAcccccgcgcaggcgcatccGCGCTGCGACACCGTCAAATCTGAGTGGCtagagggcgcagaggcggaggaatACCGAGGCCGAtcgacgcgcgaggaagccgaagacgacgcgctgaCGGCGCATGCGGATTCGTGCGTTTTTGTGAACCGTCGGGGCGGTTGCGGCTCGCGTAGAAGTGAGGAGGGAGGTGCTCCCTCGGATGCCGACGAGGACGGGGACGGCAGCGCTTCGTGCATAAGTTGTATCCCGTGGACTGAGGCAAGGGATGACAACGGATACATCCTCGATTCCAGAGAACGGCGCCTGTTGAATGACTGGAAACGTCGAGCGGGCCTGGGTCGACCGGCTTCGAGTGGACTGAAACCAAGCTGCTTTCAGCCCCCTCCCCATTCAGATTCTTCCTcatcgtcgcctcctcctgccccTTTTTCTGTTTCCATGTcatctgcttcttcgtcaGCTGAATGCGCAGTTTCGGGTTGCGCGGCCGGCTGTGTGTCTGCTcagtctgcctcgcctgtcGATCGGTCTGTGGCTGCCGGAGCCTCGGGTGCGCTTcgttctttttctctgctccctccgcctcccttcgcggcgccgctcgccttcggaGACGTCTCCATCCATCcagaggggcgacgcgggcgcgcggatgAGCCCGCGCACACAGAAGGCAATGCCAGTGAACCTGGTTCAATCCGCGTCGcttgcggcagcgcgagcgactcgtcacagagagggcgagaggcggaagacagcGACACAGTGGGGAAGAcgagccgcagcctcctggACGCCGATGGTGAGACGTCCTCGCTCTGCTTGTTCGAGCAGGCGAACCTGAGTCGCGGCCTGCCTGCGCTCCAGTTTCTGCCTCCGGGCGGGGAAGCGCCGGCGTTTGTCGTCAGACTCCCCGCGGTCTCCGTGCGACAGCGTCCAGCAGCCGACACGGAGGACGAGAGCAAGGACGGTGCGCGAGGcacgcccgcgccttcgatgcggccttcttcctcgtcttcgtatGATGTTTCTTCTTTGCCTGCTTGTAATCTGTCAGCTCCTGGATCTGTGCCCGCCGAGAGAgatgcggcgggcgctgcgttGTCTTCTGCATCcacggcgagcgcgtctgtcggcgtcgcgctgcct GGGCTTGCCACCTCAGACGCAACccccgagggcgcgggcgactcagaggccgcggcctgcaagcggccgccgcgcgggctggaatgggggggagggggagggcgagagggggggggtcgtggcggcggcgccattCACACGCACGTCGGCGAGCTGCTCCAGGCCCTCGTGGGGGGTTCGCAGCGCGCGCTTTTGAAGATcttcgcagacgctgcgggcacgcgcccgcatgcagccgTGTGTGTCGAGGGGCTTGACGCCGCGCTCGGACTGAAAGGAGAAGGCTGGGAGGCGGAGGATGTCAACGAAACTCCACGCAAGACCGAAGCCGCAAGAAGCCAGGGTAGCCAGAACTATCCGCGCAGTGCGGCGAACGACGAACTCGAGGACGCCGGATCGAGCGAGGATGACTTCttcgcgagcgaggcagacaaCGAAAGTGAGGTTTTCAGCGATGATATAagtgaagacgaagacggcagGTTTTCCGAGGAGgactccgcggcgcacgAGGTTCAGCGAGACCTGGCTCAGTTCTTCGAGACGCTCGTtcaggtgtatgtacaccacTTGGGAGTCCCGCTTTGCTGCACCGTCAGCATTCGCCCAGAAAGCGTTCCACCGGAGATTCTTCGGTGTTTCACGCAGATAATTCTTCTGCGGCCTATCCACTACTGCCTGGAACACCGCAGAAAGGCCTAG
- a CDS encoding CBS family protein (encoded by transcript BESB_002780): MNEHFASGPYSGILDSILDAVGNTPMVRLKRLAKLYGIDCDLLAKCEFLSAGGSIKDRIGKAMVEKAERDGILKPGDTLIEPTSGNTGIGLALAAAVRGYRMIVTMPEKMSAEKSNILKCLGAEIIRTPTEAAWDDESSHIAVAAKLQREIKNSHILDQYNNVANPAVHYDITAEEVLTQCNGDIDMIVVGAGTGGTITGVGKKIKERCPKCRIIGVDPKGSILSVPDSLNDEQRLQSYLVEGIGYDFVPGVLDRDVVDEWIKVGDAESFATARALIRHEALFVGGSSGANVWGALQVARRLKKGQKCVVILPDSSRNYMSKFISDEWMAENGFAVEAEFTTKERQDTQTGDSLSNSDAGIDAPFETAKTATAEER, from the exons ATGAATGAGCATTTCGCTTCGGGTCCATATTCAGGAATTCTAGATAGCATACTAGATGCTGTCGGGAACACCCCAATGGTCAGATTGAAGCGCCTCGCAAAGCTGTATGGAATTGATTGCGACCTCCTGGCAAAGTGTGAATTTCTGAGTGCCGGCGGAAGCATCAAGGACAGAATTGGAAAGGCTATGGTCGAAAAGGCGGAACGCGATGGCATTTTGAAGCCCGGTGACACTCTGATCGAGCCTACCAGCGGCAATACAGGAATCGGTCTGGCACTAGCAGCTGCTGTCCGTGGCTACCGCATGATTGTAACCATGCCAGAAAAAATGTCGGCAGAGAAGTCGAACATCTTGAAGTGCCTCGGCGCCGAAATCATTCGGACGCCTACGGAGGCAGCGTGGGATGATGAAAGCTCTCATATTGCCGTTGCGGCGAAACTCCAACGGGAGATTAAGAACTCTCACATTTTAGACCAGTACAACAACGTAGCCAACCCTGCGGTCCACTATGACATAACAGCAGAGGAGGTGCTAACGCAATGTAACGGAGATATTGATATGATCGTAGTCGGCGCGGGAACCGGAGGCACGATAACTGGGGTTGGCAAGAAGATTAAAGAGAGATGCCCGAAGTGCAGAATCATTGGAGTCGACCCGAAGGGTTCCATTTTGTCTGTTCCCGATAGTCTCAATGATGAACAGCGTCTTCAGTCGTATCTAGTCGAGG GCATTGGCTACGACTTCGTGCCAGGTGTTCTTGATCGTGACGTGGTCGATGAGTGGATAAAAGTTGGCGATGCGGAGAGCTTCGCAACGGCCAGGGCGTTAATTCGCCACGAAGCGCTTTTTGTTGGCGGTTCTTCGGGAGCAAACGTGTGGGGGGCCCTTCAGGTTGCCCGCAGACTGAAGAAAGGACAGAAATGTGTGGTTATACTTCCGGACTCCAGCAGAAATTACATGTCCAAGTTCATATCGGACGAATGGATGGCTGAAAACG GATTCGCCGTTGAAGCAGAATTCACCACCAAGGAGCGACAAGACACGCAGACGGGCGATTCCCTTTCCAACTCGGATGCAGGTATCGACGCCCCCTTTGAAACTGCGAAGACCGCAACCGCGGAGGAAAGGTGA